In Gracilinanus agilis isolate LMUSP501 chromosome 1, AgileGrace, whole genome shotgun sequence, the sequence gccattagatttggcaactaagacaTTACTGATGACTGATGAGAGTAGTTTCAGTCCAGTAATGAGACTGGAAGCCAGACTGAATGAGAAGTGAAAGTAAGTAAAGAtggctttttcaaggagtttagcccaAAACCTGGCAGGGATGGTGGGATTACATGAGAGGTTTTTTTAGGAGTAAAACATGAGTGTGTAGGTATATTGGTAGGtacatttgatagatgagaataaattaaagaagagaaatagaaaagaggcaCTATGTTAGAGAATATAGTAGGCGACAGGATCAAGGGTACTTGGAGTGAAGTTTACTTTGGCATCTTTATGTGATTTAAGGAGTGAAGGAGGAACTAGATAGAGGGAGATGTCAGAGTGATATGAGAAGAGAACGAGGGAATAAGAGCTCTCAATGGCCTGTGTTTTATGAAATATGAAGATTCTCAGCTGATAGGATATGAGGAAGTGCTGCTATGGAgagatgaaaaagtttggaacAGCTGCTGTGTTGAgtgggaagaaataaaaggattcTTTTGCTCtatgagggcccagttgagattatataGCATCAATTTGTAGTGGACCTAATCAATAGAGTTGTGATTTTCTCCAGCTCCTTTCCACAGCACATTAATAGGAATGAAAGAGATAGAGGACAGCAGCAATTCAAGGTTAGGATTTGACAATGCACAATTTGCAGCAGAACAGAGGGAGAAGGGATCACCTATAGAGGAATTAGAGGAAAGGGTAGAGCTGTACCACTTTATCACAAGGTctagatgaggaaggaaagacagTAGAGCCAAGGCAGAGTGGATGCCtgggaaagaaatgagtgatGAAGGGAGTAGAGGGCACAATAAGGATGAAGAATACAGTTAGATAATCCCATGTTCTAATATTTTGAGCAACATTCCAATTCAATACCCAGATTCATTCTGGATCTAGCCAGTGAATGTCAATTTGAGCTGCTTAGTGTCTGTCATAAGAAAATTGCTATGTGGGTTTGGTGAGGCAGAAGGAACTTAACCGGTTACAGGCCAAGCACCTCCTGATGACCAGCAGGATTACTGGAGCCTCCCATGAAGGCTATTTCTCCCACATGCCAAAGTGAAACTGAAAAAGCTGAACTGATCATTTAGGCAGAGGCATGCTATTTTCCCATAGGCTTAAGGAAGACAGCATTTGAGTCAAATAACCAAAGGGGCCCAGGTTGAGTGGTAGAGGCAgtgctttaaatgtatttttttgatGCATGAACTTTACTTCTATTGGAAAACTAtcattttacttctatttctaaGACCACAGGCATGCTAATAAAAATCACTTTACATATGCCTCAGTACTTTGTTGACTTATTCCTCTAAAGAGTGACGACATGTTTATTTCAATGTCATATAGCAGTCTGTActactttaaagtatttttctttttctttttttttattacattattgcACACAGGATTaaagtatttttctctattaagTAGTATCcttaaaaggaaagcaaatctTTCCAGGCCCCCAAACTAAAATGAATCTAGGGAGAGGGTCCCTAGCCAAATTCCAAAGCAAAGCATATAGAGATACTCaatggtgtttaaaaaaaatcaagtttattTACATATTAACATATAGAGTTTGAGGTAGGAAAATATTGAGGGAGATCTAGGGGAGATTAGAATGACTCAGGAGAGATCACagtagaagaagagaaaaaaatccctgaaagtgagggagaaaaaaaaatcagaagtacTCTGAGGGTCAGAACTACTATGAAAAAAGCCTACATAATGAATATGGTTGCTCCCATTTTTGAACCTAGAATCCTCCCTCCTCTCAGAATGCAGGGGTCCCATCTCCTGGTCAATTCTTCTCATTGCTACCTTTCTATCCTCTTCCCAGAGCCCAGGAGTCCCATTTCTCAGCAAACACTAAAGAAAAAACCAGATCTACCTGGTGGTCCTTGGTACGTACTGATGATATCTTACTCCTTTTTTTTGCGGCATTTGGAGATTTTGACACGCTTTGCTCGCCATGtggatcttctcctttcccaACAGGAAGAGTCTGTTTTTTCTGGAGAGGACAGTTCTGAACTTTCTTGCAAAAAGGAGGGTCCTGGATTTTCTTCCtgggaactattttgcccagtctCTCTGTAAAAATGCCTTCTAGGACTTAAGGTTTTACTGCAACCAGGGATTTCacctatatttttaaatatacaacaTATATTAAAAGAGATGTGTGAAATGAAAGTCTAATTTTTGTAGGCCAATACATTTCCCAGAAAGCCAACTAGGGAGTTCCAAATTAAGGAGTATGAACTCCAAGTTCCCTGGTCTCTGCTAGGCCATGTTTCTTTCCCAGTAAACAACAGTCCTACCTCctgttttgctgttgttgttgttttgttcagACCAAAATTTATCCCAACCCCCAGAATAAAAGAATTCTGATGTCCAATCATACCTGTTGATATACACTCTGCACATTCCCACTTCTTAGAGTTGCGCCTAAGAGAAGAACAACTTCTGTGGGTTCCTTGGGATCCACAAGTGGTACACAAAATGAGGCTCCACCTCctagaaagagaaccaaaaagGGGTTTTTATTGGTGCTACTCTTAAGACCAGACTGGAAAGAAAAGATACTAGGCTACTAATTTTaccaataaataaaatggaaatttgcaTTATGAGATAAAGGGGCCTGTCAAAAAGACAGTTAAATGAGAGCCAGTGATTAAAGTGGGAAGGAACCTAAAAATCCTGTTTTCTGATGACTGTGAACATCACTGGAAGAGGCTGTGAAGCTTGGAGAATGAGTTGAAGCTTATGCTTCTGGATACTGGTACTGAATAGGAATACAAGGGACTCAGTTAGATAAAAAGTAGCTTCCTACCTACCCCTCACTCTCAAAGTTGTCTCTGCCATCTTTATAAAGGCAAATTGGAGCATCACAATGTTGATGGCGCTGGTATAATTCTGAGAAAGCTCCTGGCTCAAGTTCCCAGGCAGCATCTCTGCAGAGAGAGAAGAAGTTGTGAACAAGGGATGCCCAGTGCACATCAGAGATTTGGAATTTCTGGCCATTTGGCCAGGAGCCAGGAGCTGAAGTGAGGTGAGGTAAGGTACTATACACACAGcaaataattcaacaaacatttattaagtgcccaccaTGTAagaggcactatgctaggcagaggagatacaaagacaagaatgaacATGGTCCTtaccctctaggagcttacattctacttgggaGGAATAGCacatacataaataaacatatattatgttCAAAGTACAAAGTCATTTTGGGGTGAGAAGAGGAAAGTTCTCTTattaaaaagagaatttcaaTTGAGTTCTGTATAGAGATTCTAAGAAGAAGAGGTGAGAAAGGAGATGGGACATTCCAGTTAAGAGCCAGTGAAAAGACGTGGAGGCAGGAGATGGGACTTTCTGAATAGGGGACAGCCAGTAGGCCAATTTGGCAGGAACACATCACATTTGAGGTGCAGTAATGTGagtctggagagagagagggtagaACCAAATTGTAAATGGCTTTAAATGTAAAACAGAGCCTAGAGGCAATAAAAAATCATCAAagttttttgagcaggggagtgatatggtcaggCCTGTGCTTTGGAACTATCAATTTGGCACCTGTTTGGATGGTGGACTAGAAAGACTAGAGGTTGAGCAACAAATCAAAAGGCAATTGCAGGAGAGAAGTGATGAAGGCTGGAATTAGGGTGGTATGAATTCTAAGGGCAGAGGAAGATTCAACAAGAATTAGCATAGATTGTTTGAGGGAGGGTAAGTGAGATTGAAGAATTAAGGATGATTCCTAATTTGTGAACAGGATGATTCAAAGAATGGTAGTGTTTTGGACAAGAATTGGGAAGGAAttaagaggaaaagataatgaattctgtttgagCATGTTGAATTTACAAGCCTATAGGTTATCCACATTGGGAGGCAGCCAGCTGCTGGTGACatgggactggagtcagaagagaAATGTGGAATGGGTATGTCAATTTAGGAGTAATTTTCATAGAGATAATAAGTGGAAGCATGAGACCAAATAAGACAAACAAtgtaggaagagagaagaggggagtgaagtgaagaaaagaagaaaagaccaggaaGAGAGTAGAGAGGAGTGGAGCCCACATAGGGAGTGGAACATGGATAGTGTTCCATGGATGATGCAGCAAAGGAGACccagaaggagggagaagaactGGAAGAggacttagtaaatgcttgctgaaaAAAATGGTACAATGCTTAGGGGGAGGGGCTGGGGAAAGGACAGAATTTATGCCAATAACCCCGTGAGTGGGAATGGAGGGCTTAGCATGCAAACCATTTCAAAATAGGTGCTCCTTCCCTTTAATCAGAGCCTTTCTCATTGCAGTCTATATATCTATGCTACTTCCTAATCCCTTACACTGCCCTCTGGCAATTGAGACATCTGCTCCTGAACTAGGTTTCTGTCTTAAAGGTTCCTGTTACCTGTCTGGGATATGTATTCCCATTCTTAACATTTCTTTAGGAAATTCCTCTCGATTATTACACTGAGGACATTTGAAGAAATGCTTTGCTGATGAATGGGCATATTTCTGTAAAAAAAACAGGGGTAAAGACTCATGAACAccttctatacatatatataccctAGAACCACCACCACAGAACAATGATAAAGCCTAGTGGACGACCTAGTTGGGGGACTTGGTGGAGCTGGTCACAAATGGGGAGGATCTTAGCTATTATCATCTATGCTTAAGAATTTAGGTGGGGGGAAGTGTGTGTTCTGGAAGCCCAACTGTCTGACTTAGAAACAAGGGTGCCCTCTAGCTAATATCAGCTTTCATCCCTAATCCTGGAGGCCTGTGCAGTTGTGGTCCTCACTGGATCTAACTACCTGAATAGCTATATTCCTATCCTTTTCATCTCTGGAGGCTGAGTTCTGGAACTATTCTGTGGGTGTTTTTAGTTAAGCATCTCTTTTAAACATTTAGCATAGTCCTGGAAATAGTCTGGCTATGTGTGGGTCTTAGAGACCAAGGTCTGAAGCTCCCGAGTCTGCTCCCTGGCCTGCTAGTCTGGGCCAAAACCACACAGGCCTCCAGAGTTGGGGAGAAGGCTGATGTTTACCTGGGCATTCACTTGGATGCTTTTGCTTCCAGGTCAGACAGTGGTAGAGGCCTCAGGGGGAGCCTGAGGCAGGTAAAGCTCCCCACCTGTATACACTTCCGGTGGTATATCATACGACTACAGCATGGACTCTGAATATTATCATCATTTCCTCCAGATAAGCTTTCACAACATAAGATGCAGTCATCCTCTGCCCGTTTCTCTGGTTGAATGTCCTGTGTTGGACGATGTTTTTCACAAAAGGATCTGTAACAGAGGAACCAGACTAGGTTTCTAACAGTATGGGACAGGATATATTAAGTGTTTCTAAGCAAACTCTAAGTTCTTAAACTTTGGGAGTATTTTGTACATCCCTTTTaaaatctgtatttttttaaagtaaaatattagtTGTTAAATTTCTATTATTTAGTTGAACAAAACTAATTCCtgcattcacttaaaaaaaaactctcaaacTACATACTGAGTCTATAAGCTTTCTATCTAtctagagtcaatactatgtatcagttctaaggcagaagagtggtaaagctcTGAGTAatgtaggttaaatgacttgcacggGGTCACCCaagtagaaaatatctgaggataGTTGAACTTTGACCCTGTCCAGGtctccctagctgcccccagttatgttgatcagaattcccaagtctttcaaagttgtttatcttttcaatatttttgtttaaattattctcctagttctgcttgcttcactgtaacaattcatacaaatctttccaagtttgtCTAAAACtccttttataatttcatatagcaATAGAATTCCAtaacattcatatactataacttgttcaatcTTTCCCTAATTGATAGGCACCTCATCTGTTTCTAACTCCTTTTTGCCCCCCTCCCAAAAGAGCTGCTaagaatatttttagaaaaagctAGTAAGGAAGTATTTGTTCTGGTAAACAGTCTAGAACTATACCTTACCACCTTCAAAGGGACCTGTTTAATTGTACCTGCTAAAAATGCTGGGGACCCTGAGGCCTGAGTGGAAGGCTAAATGGGGTCAGCATGTGATCTTTCTAGCTCATGTATATAATGCCACCAAGAATGGCACTTTGGCTTTAATCTGGGCCTGCTTAAGTTTGGGCAACTGTTCAAACTTGCTTCTTGATATCTAGGATTTGGAATTTCAGAAGATGGAGAAGATGAGCAGCTTTACTACTAATAAGCTTCTTGGCTAACAGATCATTTGAAGGAAATCTATGGTATTACTCTGTCAGAAACTCTGGCAAGGAAAGAGGTACACTTTGAAGTTGTAGTGCCCAGGGGAAGCACAAGGAGTGTACACCAGTGCAGAGCTATCCTATACCGTACTTCAGAGCTTGGAAAATTTGCTAGTTTACAACATAGCCCCAAAGAATGGTTGGGGCCCATCCAAAAACAATATTGTACAGATAAATTGCCCACCAAAGAATCAGTTGTATCCTCTGGCAACcaagatgaaagaagaaatggagaaccAACCAAGAAAAGTCCTATCATGCTCTATCTATTTACCAATTACAGATGGTTGATTGGAGCCAGATATTCCATGGAAAGGTTCCAAGTAATAATTTAGATGATGAGGAAACCTATAGGTGGGTACCTTCTCAAGGGACAGAGAACCCTTCCAAGACTGGCCATGAGGCCTTCTTACCACCTGTGCTGTGCCTCGGTGAGGAATGGATGCAATGGCTATCCTTTTTCTAATACTCCAGCTGTGAAAGCTCCAAGGAAAAGACGCTGCATCTAGAGCCTGACTTATTAGGTGCTAGATTTACTAATTGTATTTactaataaattacctactgggttagattcttatttccttattttcctctctctcttcttaattgtaaataaacttccataaaagtcaattttgacttgagattattctatataataaatattatgtaatatataaaaataatatataatagttcaatcctctggtgaccatcttttaatatattgaacccaaaaaaacccctttccccccttacatttttgtaatttactagatttaataatttattagtaAATACATCACAACTTAATGGAGACACAGGAGGTGGTCAGTGGGTGTGAGGATACAAAGGTTACAGAGTGGACAATGAGTCACTATAGGAATGACCAGACTATCTGGCCAGTGATGTGGCTGATATATAATGTCCCACGAGTTATGAAAAAGGAGGTTGTATATGCATACAAATAGTCAGACAATGCCCATTCCTGGAGTGTATACAAAGTATATGTTGTGACTTCAACACACGATATTGCACATTATAATAACTTGACATGTAATACTATGGGACATATATCATATGTGACCTTTTTTGTATTTGGTCTACCACATACAACTCTACTCTATGTTTCTGCATGTGGCCTATTTGTCTTCTGTCCTGGGTACAGCCCTAATGTGGAGGTTGTGACTGCTATATGATAATCAGTGAAAGTGTGGAGAAATCTGAAGGTATTGCAAAGTTGTTCTATAAATGTGTCCCTCCATTTCCTACAAGGCTCGAAGTCAAAAGAGCACCTTCCAGAAGATAAGCTGTCCAAGAGTCAGACGTGGTAATATCAGCAGGTGAGGCTTCAATGGCTGGGAGATTATTCTGTAGTCTGAATCATCACTTCCAAACAGCAATGCTGAACCTGGTGCAGCTTAGAGAGGTGCTAAAAGTACTAGAGGATAGATTCAAACTAGGCCTAGGATAATCTGCTTTCAATTTCATCCATGGCTAAAAGGCAAGCTCTAAACAATCAGCTCTAACTTTGCTTCCCCAATGCTCACTTGTACTCTCCGAAAAACTGTGAGATGCAGCCTCTCTCTCGGCCACAGGGTAAATGGAAGTTTCTTCGGCACCTCTCCTTCTGGCAGAAGATGGCAGCTCCCTTTTTCTTGCATACAAAGCAGGTCTGTAATTGAGACCCCAGACAGTGCTCACAGCCCCAGAAAGGAGAAACTACAGCCCCGAGTTTATTTTTAAGGACAGGTAATCTTAGAGAGCAACCCTGGACCCTCCTGCCCCTGAGTAGCCTATGAAAGCACCAGgacctgttttttgttttttttttttaaacccttgtacttcggtgtattgtctcataggtggaagagtggtaagggtgggcaatgggggtcaagtgacttgcccagggtcacacagctgggaagtggccgaggccgggtttgaacctaggacctcccgtctctaggcctgactctctctccactgagctacccagctgcccacctgtTTTTGCTAAAGGCTGGTCTCTCCTCAATTAGGACCTTAACCAACCAGAGTCTGGAATAGACAGGGAAGGTATTAAGCCCAACAAACACCCAGAACCCAATAGGGTGAGGACAGGGACAGAGAAGGGGGCAGAGGCCCTTATTTTCAGGGTTTCTAGCCTTCCTAGCAGCACGGCTTGTCTCCTTTTTGATGTCTTCCGGTAAAAATCCATGGAAGCCATCACTGGCCCGGCCACGCTGGGGCAGCCCACTGGACAGGATCTGAGGGGCAGCAGAACAGAGAGACTACAAGCATCAATGAAGAGCAAGATAGTAGGATGTAGTAGTGAggtttattgttattactgtacACAATGATTTATAATAATTCATATGTATCTCTGGCATTTGAAGTTTATTAAGCACTATCTTTATAATAATCCTGAGAGAGCAGTATCAGTATGAGTATTATAATACCCACTTTACCTGAGCCACAGAGAGGTTAGATCATTTGTTCATTATCATTAAATTAGTGAATAT encodes:
- the PHF7 gene encoding PHD finger protein 7; translation: MKIVNRKGKTEGLRSPVMSWWTAQMQQSSGPVCRMCLQEPGDPEKLGEFLQRDNLRIHYFCLSLCSAAPQILSSGLPQRGRASDGFHGFLPEDIKKETSRAARKTCFVCKKKGAAIFCQKERCRRNFHLPCGRERGCISQFFGEYKSFCEKHRPTQDIQPEKRAEDDCILCCESLSGGNDDNIQSPCCSRMIYHRKCIQKYAHSSAKHFFKCPQCNNREEFPKEMLRMGIHIPDRDAAWELEPGAFSELYQRHQHCDAPICLYKDGRDNFESEGRWSLILCTTCGSQGTHRSCSSLRRNSKKWECAECISTGEIPGCSKTLSPRRHFYRETGQNSSQEENPGPSFLQESSELSSPEKTDSSCWERRRSTWRAKRVKISKCRKKKE